GAGGCCGGCGTACAGCGCGGGGAGCTCCTCGCGCGGGAGAAACCCGAGGAAGCGCGCGTCGACGCCGGCCTCCTCGCAGGCGCGCTCGACGGCGTCGCGGGCGGGGCCGTCGCCGCCGAACACGAGCGTCGCGTCGGCGTCGGCGGCCGCGACCGCCGGCGGGATCTCGGTCAGCTCCTTCTCGAAGCCGTGGCGGCCGGTGTAGCCGACGACGGGGCCGTCGGCCGGGTCCGGGAGGTCGTATTCGGCGCGGAATTCGGCGAGGGTGTCGTCGTCCGGCCGGGCGAAGAAGTCGGTGTCGACGCCGTTGGGGACGACCTCGACGGGCGTGTGGACGCCGATGTCGCGGAGGTGCTCGCCGGCGGGCTCGCTGGGAACGACGACCGCGGCGGCGGCGTTCATGTACCGCCGTTCGTACCGGCGGGCCGCGCCCTCGACGACCGCGGCCGCGGGGCCGGCCGCGAGGTAGTCGGCGTACTCGGCGGTCGGAGTGTGATAGGAGGCGACCAGCGGCGCTTCGATCCGCCGCGCGAGGTACCAGCCGGAGAGACCGAGCGCGAAGGGCGTGTGCGCGTGGACCACGTCCGCGTCGCGGACGGCGTCGGGGACGCCCGGCAGGCCCATCCGGAAGCCGTCGTAGAAGGGGAAGCCGACGCTTCGGGTGGTGTACTCGCCC
This genomic stretch from Halobaculum roseum harbors:
- a CDS encoding glycosyltransferase; amino-acid sequence: MQTVAAFTDTYLPTVNGVTYTLESWREEWRTRGGRMDVVFPSAPGHDPAAGEYTTRSVGFPFYDGFRMGLPGVPDAVRDADVVHAHTPFALGLSGWYLARRIEAPLVASYHTPTAEYADYLAAGPAAAVVEGAARRYERRYMNAAAAVVVPSEPAGEHLRDIGVHTPVEVVPNGVDTDFFARPDDDTLAEFRAEYDLPDPADGPVVGYTGRHGFEKELTEIPPAVAAADADATLVFGGDGPARDAVERACEEAGVDARFLGFLPREELPALYAGLDAFLFPSPVETQGLVALEANACGTPVVGVNAGALADTVVDGETGHHYPRGDTAAFADAIDRTLAERASLSDACLDRREETSVEHAVDRLAEVYDAVTE